A stretch of Henckelia pumila isolate YLH828 chromosome 4, ASM3356847v2, whole genome shotgun sequence DNA encodes these proteins:
- the LOC140860835 gene encoding agglutinin-2-like: MDTVTLNEECLADGLAFFIAPVSTTIPNGFSGGNLGIYGTSTSLFAVEYDIYANSEWDSSYLHVGININSKTSSSVTRFEGSLDKVVTARIEYVSNTKTITVTTNYASKTSTLSYVHDLKDTLPQQVRVGISAATGVLAANFDILA; the protein is encoded by the coding sequence ATGGATACAGTGACTTTGAATGAGGAATGTTTGGCTGATGGCCTTGCCTTCTTCATTGCACCCGTCAGCACCACCATCCCCAACGGTTTCAGTGGAGGCAACCTCGGAATCTACGGCACCTCTACCTCCCTCTTCGCCGTGGAATACGACATCTACGCTAATAGTGAATGGGATTCAAGCTATCTTCATGTTGGAATCAACATAAACTCCAAAACCTCGTCGAGCGTCACGAGGTTCGAGGGCTCGCTCGACAAAGTGGTGACTGCACGCATCGAATACGTCTCCAACACTAAAACGATAACCGTGACGACCAATTACGCATCAAAAACTTCCACGCTCAGCTACGTGCATGACTTGAAGGACACTCTGCCTCAACAGGTTCGAGTTGGAATCTCCGCTGCCACAGGAGTGTTGGCTGCAAATTTTGACATTCTCGCGTAG